One Trichosurus vulpecula isolate mTriVul1 chromosome 7, mTriVul1.pri, whole genome shotgun sequence genomic region harbors:
- the LOC118857861 gene encoding olfactory receptor 6C4-like → MSIMGNQTTVTEFFLVGLTNDSKTQIILFVFLLLMYLISVTGNMTIIILTLLDSQLQTPMYFFLRNFSFLEISFTTVFVPQMLVNMGTGNKIISFAGCFTQYFFAIFLGATEFYLLAAMSYDRYVAICKPLHYTMVMNKRLCLQLILSCWLSGFLVVIGPHIMTIMLPFCASNIINHYCCDYTILLQLACADTHYIEMTEFVLAVVTLIFTLVLVIISYAYIMGTIMRIPSAQKRKKAFSTCSSHMIVVSLSYGSCIFMYINPSMKEAAAFNKGVAVLNTSVAPLLNPFIYTLRNQQVKRAFKNMLSRIKVFLIK, encoded by the coding sequence ATGTCGATCATGGGAAACCAAACCACAGTGACAGAGTTCTTCCTTGTAGGATTGACAAATGACTCTAAGACCcaaattattctttttgtttttctgctaCTAATGTACCTCATAAGTGTCACTGGAAATATGACCATCATTATTCTCACCCTGCTGGATTCCCAGCTCCAGACTCCCATGTATTTCTTCCTCCGGAATTTCTCCTTCTTGGAAATTTCCTTTACAACTGTCTTTGTCCCCCAAATGCTAGTGAACATGGGAACTGGGAACAAGATCATTTCATTTGCTGGATGCTTTACTCAATACTTTTTTGCCATCTTTTTGGGAGCGACTGAGTTTTatcttttggctgccatgtccTATGACCGCTATGTGGCCATCTGTAAGCCCTTGCATTATACAATGGTGATGAACAAGAGACTTTGCCTCCAACTCATCCTCAGCTGCTGGTTGTCTGGCTTCTTGGTTGTTATTGGGCCACATATCATGACTATAATGTTGCCATTCTGTGCATCCAATATCATCAACCATTACTGTTGTGACTATACTATATTGCTCCAGCTGGCCTGTGCAGACACACACTACATAGAGATGACTGAGTTTGTCTTGGCTGTGGTGACTCTTATCTTTACATTAGTCTTAGTAATTATCTCCTATGCATATATCATGGGGACAATTATGAGAATCCCTTctgctcagaaaaggaaaaaggccttTTCCACCTGCTCTTCCCACATGATTGTTGTCTCTCTCTCCTATGGCAGCTGCATCTTCATGTACATTAACCCCTCTATGAAAGAAGCAGCAGCTTTTAATAAGGGAGTAGCTGTGCTCAATACCTCAGTTGCTCCGCTTTTGAACCCATTCATCTACACCCTAAGGAACCAGCAAGTAAAACGAGCCTTCAAGAACATGCTTAGTAGGATAAAAGTTTTcttaataaagtga